The genomic stretch GTGCCTCAGGTCCTCATCTGTCTGATGAGCAGATtatgtgacatttgtctttcatgttcatttgacaaacatttactgaggaccTATTGTATGACGGGCAACCTCTTTCCTAGTCCATCTCCTAATACAGTCACTGTCTCTTCCCatctgtctccccaactagaGGGAAGGTGGGATGGGGGCCTCCCACCAGCCTCCATTCCTGAGGGGCCCCTGCCTTGGCGAGACGCACAACCACCATTCCCAGAAGCTCTGCCAGGGGTCCCTTGAACCCTGGCACCTCCACTCGGCATTCCTGGGGCCACCTCCCTCGATGGGGCAGAGGCTCCGTTCCCTAAATGCCAACTGAGGCCCGACAGTGTGCCTGGCCCTGAGTTGGGCTGGGGCATGTGCAACATAGCTGACCCTTTCCAGCCGGGGTAGCAGCAGGCCCTTACCTGTCTTGCGTCCCGTGGGAGCCCACCTTCTCATTCTTCATGCAGAAGTCAGGTGAGCTCTGCAAATAAACGAGCTCTGAGTCCTTCACAGGCCGGATGTCCAGGTCCTTGGGTACCAGGTGTTTGCGGGTGCCCATGGGTCGGTGCACTACTTTGGTGGCCGACAGGTAGCGGGTCTTGAGGTCAGCTGCCACATCCCGAAGCTCCTGTAGCCCCTTCCAGCAGGTGCGGATGGAGCAGGAGCCAGATACCCCGTGGCACTTACACTTCATTTCCAGAGAGGCGCGCAAAGCCTGCGGACAGGGGAGGTCATCGGGCTGGGTGGCCGGGGCCCCCTCCCTGGCCTGCCCTGGGACTCTACACCCCTCTCCCcgaaaccccctccccccaccaagtGCTAGGTGCTCTCAGGTAGTCATCACCTGCTCAGGCCTCAAGCGACAGGGACTTTTGCTCCAAAGTTTGGGGGTGTGCGTTGTAGTTCCTCAGCTCCCCCTCTAACCTCGGGGCagctgggaggggcaggaagacAGTGAGGTTTGCAGGATAACGGATGCGATTTATACACCTACTGTATACCAAGTGCTGTAACACGTAACACAGCTTAATCATCACCATAGCCCTTCACGGGAAGTctcattctttccccattgtaaaaggaggaaatgaaggctcagaCAGGCTAAGTGTCaggcccaaggttgcacagctaggaAATcttggagctgggatttgaacacaggtctgTGGGCAATTCCAAAAACCATGGCTTTTAATTGGTCCACACTTTTTCTCTCACACAAACCTGGGGCTCACTAAGAGCTTGCTggaaaaaaaggggagaaaagaaaaagagaaggaagggagggaggaagaaagggatgaggagggagggagggagggaggaagaggcaggagctGAGTGCATGGCGGGGGTGTTCCCTGGCCTGGCTGGCTTTCCCCTCCAGGCCAGTGTGCCTGCAAGGTGACCCTCCGCAAGCCATTTCACCACTCAGCACCTGTCTTTCTATACGTAGAGGGAACACATAATTGGCACCTTACAGAGTCATTGTAAGGGTTCATTGACAAGGTTTTGGGAACTATAAAAGTCAAATCAATGTTGGTTTTGAAAAATCAGTTTAAGTAATAATTTGGTGGAGCGGAGAGGCTTGGGCTTTAGGGCTTGAGGAGACTCTAGCCCTGGCTTCGGAAGTGACTCTGTCCCACCaccttctctggacctcagtttccccatgtgtacCTGAGGGGCATGAGTTAGATCCTTTCAGTTCTGCCTTTTAACCCCCACTTCTTTGCACATGTCTCAGATCCCTGTGTCCAGGccagccctcctgcctgccctgtACAGACGCTGCAAGGCTTATGGGTCCCTGGGCCTACCCCCTACATCaaaaagatgggaaaactgaagcacagagaaggcggggacttgccccaaatcacttGGTGAGTTAGTGAGTGTGCTGGCCAAGGTCCCAGGGCTTCTTCTCCATCACTGCTGCCAGGAAGTGGGGAATGAGGGAGTCTATTTGGGTATAAAATCTGGAATTGGCACAGCAAAGCTGGTGGAGAGCCCAGGAATGAAGTGAACACAACTGCAGGGCTCATTCAACCTCCCGAAGGCGGGAAGGTACTTCTGAGTCATCAAAGAAAGGTAAACTATGTTCGGTCTCTCAGCTCAGCCGTGGGCCAGCACTGAACACATCGTATCCTCGATGCCATGTACCCTCACAGGCCCTCCATTGGGGGGAGAGGGATTGCTGCTTTTTACAGAGGGTCCCTGAGAGGCCAGCTGCTTGGCATCAGGGCCCCAGGGATCAGTCCAATGtgcctctgtaaaatgggcctcACAAGGCTGCAAAGCGGAAGTCATAAGATGCCACCTGCAGCCGACACCCTGCCCCTGCGGGaccccattcccctcccccccatctgTAAGAAGAGGTAGCAGCACCTCCTTACAGGTAGTTTGTGGACCACAGGAGAGAAAACTCATCAAGCATCCAGCACAATATCTGGCACACAGATTAGTATAAAggtgtgttttgggttttttttttaattttaaaaaacataaaaagatccattcattcactcactcaaacTTTTGTGGAATGAGGTAAGGAattaaggaaaaattgataaCAGATGTTGGGGGAATGTGTGTTGGAGGTTGGGTAGGTTTTGGAGCCAGGAGGGAGCTCCCGTCAGATCCCAGGAGACGCCTCCATAGCTTGAAGCTCTGTTGCCCCTCAGCCTCCTCCATGCCTCCTCCCACACCCAGCATTGGCCTAGAGCCCCAGGGGAAGCACCTGAGGCACACTGCCAATGGAGACTCCAGAGCACCAAaccctccattttatagatgggaacaactgaggccagagaggaagTGACTCGCCTACAGAGCCAAGTGCCAGAGGAACTCAGAGCTCCTGACTCCTAGCTCAatgctctttcttctctgccaACATTCTCCAACCCAAGTCCCAgtggacttcctggaggaggaggagccaggcaAGTCCCAACTGGCTGGAGAGGGAAGAGTTGGGGGAGGCCAGGAACATATCAGTGTGGGTGTATCAGGGCCCgtccccccctccctcccaccaccctCTCCATTGGGACACACTGGGGGGCCTTTTCTGGCCGATTGGCACAAGCACAACCATCTGGGGTGGGTGGTTACCTGTCTCCCCACTTCACTGTTGTGTAGACGCATCAGTTTATTGGCTTGGGATCCTGTTTTTTTCACCTTCATAGGAGCATCGGAAAACTTGGCTCCCATGAGGAGCCCGTAGCTGAGGTTGTCCGCACATCCTCCCCAGCGGTTCCCGGGCCCGGGTGGCTCACCTGGGACAGGGCCGCAGGAGCAGCCGGGCAGGTCGCCGGAGGTGCAGGCCCGGGCGATGGCGTGGCTGATGGCAGCTGCCGACAGCGCATACACGAAGGCGGACTCCCGGGTCCCTGTGGGGCAGTGTGAGGTCAGCCAGGGTGGAGTGACCCAGGGACAGTACCCAACCCAGGCCTGAGGGCCTCCTCCTGGGCCCCTCTCTGTTTCTGGGAGGTCGGGTTGGGACAGGGGCTGCAAACAGGTGGAGCAGGTGAAGGACAGCACTAGGGCCATTAATCTGTCATCCCCACATTCTCCCCCCAATACATTAGCTGACttgtacacgcacacacacgcacacacacacacgcctgcaGAGCCCCACACGGGCACACCCTCATTCCCACAACTCACGATCCCGTACCTTCCCCCACCTGCCCTGCACTCAGCATTAGGGGCTGCTTTAGAGAAATGAAGGCCCAATCTCTGAGCTCCACAAAGCACTCAGGACCTGATGGGCAAGATAAATGTGCAAAGAGCCTGCTGTGGATTGAAATGTGTCCTCAAAAAGACCTGCTCAAGTCCTgacccctggtacctgtgaatatgactttatttagaaataaggtctttgcaggtGTTATTGGACTGAGGTCATACTGGATCAAAGCGTGTCCTAATCcaacgactggtgtccttagaggAAGACAGAGTTTGGGATTCAGAGACACATAAAGGGAGAAGGTCGTGTGATAGAGGCAGAGATTCGAGTGATACAGCTACAAGCCGAGGAACACCAAAAACCAccagccaccaccagaagctaagaagAGGCCGGGAAGACCCTCCCCTACAAACTTCAGAGCGAGCACGGCCCTTCCGACACCTAGATTCcagacgtccagcctccagagctgtgagacaatagATTTCTGCTGTTtgaacaccccccccccccccccccccgtatggtactttgttacagcagccctagtaAACTCCTGCGGAGCCCAACATCTCTCGGCTGTGCAGTTTCCTGGCCTTGGGTCCTCCCCCTGGCTCCATCTCTTAACTAGTCAGTTACCTCCTCTTCtcaagccttggtttccttaactgcagaatgggggtgggggagggggagcgtGATAAAACCTACCTCAGGCTATCTCTAAAGTTCAAATAATTCAGGAATGGTGGAAGCTTTGTCAAGTGCTACACAAGCATTAGCTGTTACCGTGCAGGGAAGAGATTAGATCCATTAGGGCATTTCAGCCCATCAAAAGCCTCTCTGTTGTACACGTGACCCCCAAATCCACCCCAGAAGCCACCTCCTTCAGGTAGTCTTCTCCATAGGTATTCTTTAATACCCACGTCACTCCGGGCATCCCGCAAACACTTCAGTCGGCCAGATTTAGAATTACCTGCGAACATCAGCATGCCCCAAGGATGGTTCTACCACTCTCGTTCTATACTCGCCTCCCAAGAGCCTCTCTGgcattattcatttcttcattcacgCGTTATGGTACATGTACATTTGTGCTGTCACTCGGGCTCCCCTGCACTGGTATATTTACTCTCtccatgtttattcattcatcaattcatGCCTAAATACCCAGATCTAGGATTaattcatccacccatccatccattcacgcCTGTAGCCTTCTGTGTATCCGTCCATCATCCACCTTTTCATTCATCTACCCAtcacatatccatccatccatccacccatgaATTCACCCACCTATCTAAACACACATGGATTTATGCCTGAATTCATCCGCCTGCACCTGCATGCATTCCGCAGAACCTGGCAGCCCCCACTGGCTCCCTACCTCTCTCCAGGTCAAGCAGGTAGTTGGGGGCCAGCTCGATGGAGGAGCAGTTCCAGCGCATGTCCGCGAAGGCCCTGCGGCAGGCCTTCATGACCTCGCGGGCGGCGTGCACGATGGTGCGCATGAGCTCCAGGTTGCTGCGGCACAGCTGCACCTGCGCGGACACCAGGCCCTCCAGCTGCTTGCAGTGCTGCGTCTGGTTCAGCGCCAGGGCTGCTGGCGTCTTGGACAGCGCCCTGCACGCCGCCGAAAGGCaacaatgaagaaaggaaagacaggcGCATGAGGGGCCCCATCACCTCCAACCTCCTGGCCCCAGCCACTCCTCAGTGGGCCCAGGAGCCTTTGCTGGAAGGAGCCGGGAAACCAAAAGGCAAAGAGCCATTCCCAGCAGAACAATGGCTCCCCGTCCTGCCCCCCTATGACCTTGGGCACGTCACTGTCCCTTTCTGGGTCTCAGGCCCTCATTCAAAACATGGGATCATGTCCGCCATCCTATGTAAGCTTGATTATAATTCTACTAACAATAAACAATTTCTCAGTTTGCAAGGCACTCCCATCCATTGCCTTGATTTAGTTCCCACACAGCTGTGAATTATTATtactctttcttcattcattcaacactgagtacttactacgtgccagacattgtgctaagtactaGGTTATTATAGTCATAGTAGTAACGATTCCTATTATTAATTGATCACTTACTATATGCACAACCACAGCCCCTAGCAGCCCCTTCCTAATAAGTTAGGAGTCTCTTGTTATTGcttcatttaattattagactCATTCATTAGGCTGTACAGTCCCACATGCATGCAAGGGATTATTATTAAAGAACCGTTCATTTTTTGATAAATTAGACATAGCCaataacttgctgtgtgaccttagatgAATCACTGTCTATCTCTGGACCTCAGGGTGTGTACCCATAAATGTATTTCCCAGAATGGGTTCCAATGAAACACTCTGAAAAAGGGATCCATGGTCAAGCATATTTGGGGAACATGGTATACTAGTAGCACCTTGGAGAATCATGAcgtacatatacattttaaaggcCCTGAGAAGTGAGGCAGCAGAGCCACAGGCTTGATTTTGTTTTAACTCCTAGTCTGCCGAGCACAAAGGCCTTGGAGGAGTGCTGCCCTCATCCCTACTTTGCGAAAGGCTGGCCTAGGAGTTCTCTATGAACGCTGCTGATGCTATAGGACCTAAGAGATTCCCAGATCCTGGCGCTGAGCACCGGATTCCAAGACTTGAGGAGCAGGGGTCCACCCTGGATTAGCCCTTCCCCCAGGCCTTCTCTGAGCAGCAGACTGCATCAAGCAGCACCTCCTTTAAGTGCAGGCTAGAGGGACCCCACAGCCTTAAAGGGTTCCACATAGACTCGTCCCCTACCCCAGGGCAAGCTGGCCTTCAGCTACCCAGCAGAGCCCCTGGAGGGACATGGGTCAAGAAGAGGCCAATCTGTAGCCCCAGTGCCCACAGCACTCCTCGCTCAAGGTTGGGGCTCAGACCTGGTGAAGCCGTGACCCCAGAATTCCTAGGCTGGTGTCCAAGAACAGCACAGGCCTAGGTAGACTGCTGGCTCTGTCACTTcccctgtgaccttgagcaagtcacttaacctgtcCTCTCCCAGCAACTTGCCAGCATTATCTGAACGGTTACTTCAGACAGTGTGCATCATGGCTCTGCCTGGCTCTGACACACAGTGGTCGGGGCACGTTGATGGAAGCTCTGATTACTGCCTTTGTGGTCTTGTCCTACCAGCAGGCAGCCTCCTACGCCCGCTTATTCAAAGCCGAGGGCTACCACCTGACTTTCAAGGCCCCCCCAAACCTAGCTCTCTGACTTCTCCAACCCCTCATCCTGGTACCCTGTGTGTCCAGACTCCTGCTTCCCTACCAGGGACTGTTACACCACCATGCCTTTGCCCAGGCTTTTTCTGAGGCCAGAATGCCTTTCCCCTGTTTTTGTacctaaatgaataaattaatttgatCTACTTGTGGAAgacatgtattaggttggtgcacaagtaatggcggtttttgcaattatttttaaccttttaaaaggttgcaattacttttgcaccaacctaatactaagcACCAATTCTTCCCAGGCTCATTTAGTAATGAACATGACATAGATTCTTTCCTCAAGGAGCCCCTCGTCTAATAACTGCATAAACCTATCAACAGTTCTAAGACCCAGATGTTCCAGCTCATGGGCTGACACAGggaagagcacaggctttgggcaccagctgtgtgacctgggtaAGTTAcccaacctctctgggcctcgtgGGCCTCATCTATTATAAGAAAATGgtaatttctatttcaaaaggTAATGGcaagatttaaataatataatgagtGCACAGCATTTGGAACATCCATAAGTGGGATTCCCCCTGTTGCCCAGTGAATCTTGGACCAGAGGGAGTAGAAAACCTGGGTTCTAGCTCAAACTCTGCCCTCCATGTGCTGTGCGATTTGGGGCAAATTGCTACCCCTCTCTGAGCATCAATTACAAAATGGGGCTCCCAGAAGTCTTATAGGGACTGAATGAGATAATATGTTCTACATTAAGCTCTAATAGGTTACTTTGCTTCCTCCTGCCTCTCACTCTCTGCCAGGCCCCACCCATCCTACAGTCTCCAAAATGTAGAAAGCTTccagaagcccaggaagcagactcAGGGTAAATGGGCATGGCCTGGTGTCCACAGTTATGGCAGTACACACAAGCCAGGCTCTCTGAGATCAATGTGGTTGTCCTGGGCAGACCCCCTTCACTGTGACCCCTGGCACACCCACACCCCCCAAACCATGAGAGGGGAATGTCTGGGTTACCGGCACGCAGAGCAGCCCTCAGGCATGGTTTCTTGACTGAAGTGGAACAGTCTGTTCCTACCTGGCCTTCCAAGCCACTGGGGCCCACCTACACATCGACACCTTGAGGGCACCTGTGGTGTGACTTCCTACGCCTGTACTGGGTGAGGTGTGACCACCCAGAGGCAGAGGCCATTCCCTCCGTGTGACCGCTCCTCCAGCAGACACTGTCCACAGGTGCAGCCCCCACGTGGGCACAACACTCCGCAGTTTGCAGAGCTTCTCATGTCATGCCTCATCCCATTCTCGCGATGCCCAGAGGGGTGGGCCTGGAATCGCTTATTATCACCCCTTTGTacagaggaggacactgaggcactcCAGCGCCTGGGTGCCTCCTTCTGACACGCCTCTCCCGCAGACCTGGCCTCCCCTTCCTGGGTCCCCTCTCTGCTGGGCTGGACACTCAGGACACTCAGTCTGTCCTGAGCCTGCTCTGCCTTTCACCTCACCCaactttctcccttccccactgaGCCAGTTTTCTGTTTCACAACAGGAAGAATTCCATGAGATACACCAGAAAACCCTTGGTGCAGTACCAAGCACGCAGTGGGCACTCCAGGAGCGtgggctgcctccctcccaggtCTTCTCCCTGCACTCCTTCTCAAGCCAAGAAATAGGGTAACATGAGCCCAGCCTTTCCTGGGGAGCTCACTTCAGGCCATTCCTGAGTGCCCAGTTCTGCAGCTCCCTGGGAGACAGCTCTGTGCTCCTGGTACCTGGGAACGCTGGGACATTCTAGGTCTCAACCTGTCCATCTCTGAAGTCACAAAGCACCCACCTCCCCAGCTGGCAGTGAGATAGGTGCTATGTGGGACACCACAGTGAGGAACCTTCCAGATGATGCTCAGGCTGCCCAGGTGGGTGGAGGACAAATAGGAAGTGGTCTGAGGCCTCTGGTGGGTGCAAGGTGAATGCTAACGGAGCTACTGGAGAGAGTGGCTGGGATAGAGGGGCCTGCTCATCGTGGAGGGGGAGGCCCGCCCACGGGAGTGTGCAGGCCAGGAGATcaggggggcagggggcgggggggggggaagcagCGGATTCCGCTCCCAAGGAGGGCGATGCGGTCATCTGGTAATTAGTGGTAATGACCGTATCTAACTAAGTCCCCCTTGGGGAGGTAATCAAGGATTAGGGCAGGAGGCGGGGGAGTTACCCGTCTGGACATCTCTGCCTCACTGCAGCAGACCcctaattgaaaacattttggcttatctgggggtgggggtctggggGAGAGGGTGGAAGAGAGGACAGGAGGGAATAGAAAGTTCACAGGCAAGGCCTGCGCCGAGGGTGCTGCTGGCGTGGCCGGGGCTCTCCACTCGGGAGGTGGGGGCTCTCCTGGGAATGGCTGGGGGCAGAGACCTGAGTTCCAGCTCCCACGCAGCGAGCTGTCCGCCCAGATGCCACCTTGGGCACGCCACTGCCTGTcgctgagcctcggtttcccgCTCCACTGTGTgagtggggacactgaggcccagagaatggCAGGCTGGCCCAGACCCACACACAGCCAATCAGAGGCAGAGCCAAGCTAGCACCCAGGCCTCCCAGACTCCGGGCTAGGGCTTTTTCActcctattttagagatgaggaaacttaggtTCCGAGGCTATAGTGACTGATTTGCCTGAGGCCTGGCTAGTGGCTAGTGAACTGGCAGAGCTCTGGCTGGGACCCAGGTTTCCCAGCTTTGGTCTGCTCTTTCCACCCACTCTGCGGCAGCTCTGTTACTTATGGAAACTCCTGGGACTCTTCCTCGCGAGGCCTGGTCCCTGATCGAGCAGCAGGCTTGGGGCTGCCCAGGAAAAGTGGGGTGGCCTTTATGGGCCCTCCTAGACTCTCTGGGCCTTTTCTGTCATTGGCAGTCCCAGAGGTTCACAGGAGGTTGGAATCCCCTGATCTAGGGCAGCCAAAGAGGAAGGACAGTCCACCTGGGTCCTCCGACACTGGCTGGTCTGAGAGTCTCCCAGCACCTGACTTCGGTGGGATGTGAAGTAGGGACAGGGTCCCCCAGGTTATTTCTGGTCGGCTGCTTCCATAGGCAGCCAGGCTCTGTCCTCCTTTCCTTACTCTCCATCCTACCAGGAAACTCAGACTGAGTCCCAGGTCCCCAACAGGTGGGCATTGCAGGTCACTCAGCCACATCTGGTTTCAGTTCCCATGTCAAATGCCCCTTTCATCTTTAGCTCACTTTCTAAAGGCCAAGGCAGCAGGAGTCCCGGGGACAATCCCAGGACAGCTGAGCCTCCTGGATGAgtccccagcctcccctccacccccctgcCCTGCACTGTATGCTTCTCTGTTCCCAACTATCCTGTATCTGGGGGTGAGGGTATGGGGGAGAGGGTGGAAGAGAGGACAGGAGGAATAGAGACCAACAGGCCACAGAACCAGACAGCCTAACTCCAAATCTGGCTTCTGCTGCCTACTAGCTGTGACACCCTGTTAGTTCCTCTTCTGTTTAATGGGTGTGATAGCAGAACACACCTCACAGGGTAGTTgggaaatttaaatgaaacaatatacaTAGTTAGAACTGTGCTACACATGTAGCAAGTCCATATACATTTGAACCTTGAACAACTCAGGGGTTAGAGGTGCCAGTGCCCCCCCCCTCGTGTAGCCAAAAATCTGCGTATAACTTTGACTGCCCCAAAACttaagttgtccctcagtatctgtAGAGGATTGATTATAGGACCCCTGTCGATaacaaaatccatggatgctcaagtccctgaTACAAAATGGCATTGATCAATGCATACAGCCGGTCCTCCATATCCGCGGACTCCCAACCGTGGAtagaaaacagtacaggtatttattgggaaaaatccatgtataagtggacccatgcaattcaaacccatgttgttcaagggtcaactgtacacacacacagacacaatgATTGTTATTCTTAAACTCCACTCCTTCTCCTACCTCCCCCTCTATCTTCAACTCCAGCAAGAGCTTAACAACTATTAAGAGGTTTGGCTCCATGGAGCCCGTCTGTCTGGGTCCTGATCCCACAGTCAccattaactagctgtgtgaccttgggtcagtaacttaacctctctgtaccttcatttcctcatttataaaattgtagCGATAAGAATATCCCCTACTTCATAAGAGTAGTATCAAAATTAAATGACTAAAGCTCTTGGAACAGTGTCTGGGATTTACTAGCAGGCTCCTCTAATTCCTGGTTTCCGTTTCCCTACCTGCTCCATCTCTATGCTTTTGCCCAGCTTGTCCCTCCTGCCTAGGGTGCCTGATTTGCATTCCATTCTTAGCCATCAAAACCCTACCTATCCTTCAAAGCCCAGCCCAAAGTCACCTCGCCTAGGTGGGACTAACTGCTTCTCCTCTTGACATTCCCTCTCCAAAGACACAGCCTGAAGTCCCCTTTGTTTTTCATACATGTCCACCTCCCCCAAGAGGCTACGAGCCTCTTTAAGGCAAACACTGAGTTGTACCCATTTTTGTGGCAGCTTAACTATGCAGTGGGGAGAGAATGGATGTTGGGCTTAGCTAGCCATGTATTCCAGGCCCTACCCGGCCACATGTCAGACTGGAGGCTTGTGCAAGTCATACAGTTAGAGCCTCAGCATTCCCAC from Rhinolophus ferrumequinum isolate MPI-CBG mRhiFer1 chromosome 11, mRhiFer1_v1.p, whole genome shotgun sequence encodes the following:
- the WNT11 gene encoding protein Wnt-11 produces the protein MMRVRPQVCEALLFALALQTGVCYGIKWLALSKTPAALALNQTQHCKQLEGLVSAQVQLCRSNLELMRTIVHAAREVMKACRRAFADMRWNCSSIELAPNYLLDLERGTRESAFVYALSAAAISHAIARACTSGDLPGCSCGPVPGEPPGPGNRWGGCADNLSYGLLMGAKFSDAPMKVKKTGSQANKLMRLHNSEVGRQALRASLEMKCKCHGVSGSCSIRTCWKGLQELRDVAADLKTRYLSATKVVHRPMGTRKHLVPKDLDIRPVKDSELVYLQSSPDFCMKNEKVGSHGTQDRQCNKTSHGSDSCDLMCCGRGYNPYTDRVVERCHCKYHWCCYVTCRRCERTVERYVCK